The Desulfuromonas thiophila genome window below encodes:
- the cas2 gene encoding CRISPR-associated endonuclease Cas2, whose product MMVLVSYDVATTCLTGARRLRRVAKICQNHGQRVQYSVFECLVDPAQWTQMRQQLLDVIDDERDSLRFYFLGANWRNRVEHVGAKEGIDQEGPLII is encoded by the coding sequence ATGATGGTCTTGGTCAGTTACGATGTCGCCACAACCTGCCTCACAGGAGCAAGGCGTCTGCGGCGGGTTGCCAAAATCTGCCAGAACCATGGCCAACGCGTGCAATATTCGGTGTTTGAATGCCTCGTCGACCCAGCGCAATGGACCCAGATGCGGCAACAGCTTCTCGATGTCATCGACGACGAGCGCGACAGTCTGCGGTTTTACTTTCTCGGAGCCAACTGGCGAAATCGTGTCGAGCATGTCGGGGCCAAAGAGGGGATTGACCAGGAAGGGCCATTGATCATTTAG